A region from the Vibrio artabrorum genome encodes:
- a CDS encoding NAD(P)H-dependent oxidoreductase, giving the protein MSKNRVLVLFAHPTQHRSEANKPLFEQAQRIDGVTCVDLYAEYPTFKINIDREQRRLLDHDIIIFQFPLYWYSTPAILKEWQDLVLEYGFAYGVDGNKLQGKSLLCCITAGGKKEAYQSDGYNHFTVRELLHPLEQTASLCGMNYLAPFALFGSRTALEEKRIQQHVDNYKTLLQALVADRINIKKATKAEKLNHYVEQLMTEMKQ; this is encoded by the coding sequence ATGTCGAAAAATCGAGTTTTGGTGCTATTCGCCCACCCAACTCAGCACCGTTCTGAAGCAAACAAACCCTTATTTGAACAAGCTCAGCGCATTGATGGAGTCACCTGTGTCGATCTCTACGCTGAATATCCAACCTTTAAAATCAACATTGACCGTGAACAGAGACGTCTATTGGATCATGACATCATCATTTTTCAGTTCCCTCTGTATTGGTATTCGACGCCGGCGATTCTTAAAGAGTGGCAAGATCTCGTTCTAGAATATGGCTTTGCCTACGGTGTTGATGGAAACAAACTGCAAGGTAAGAGCTTACTGTGTTGCATCACAGCAGGCGGTAAAAAAGAAGCTTACCAAAGCGATGGTTATAACCACTTCACTGTTCGAGAACTGCTTCACCCTTTAGAGCAAACCGCGTCCTTATGTGGAATGAATTACCTTGCTCCTTTTGCGCTTTTTGGCTCTCGGACGGCATTAGAAGAAAAACGTATTCAACAACATGTCGATAACTATAAGACGCTTTTACAAGCGTTAGTTGCAGACAGAATCAACATCAAAAAAGCCACTAAAGCAGAAAAATTAAACCACTATGTAGAACAATTAATGACTGAGATGAAACAATGA